From Butyricimonas paravirosa, one genomic window encodes:
- a CDS encoding zinc-dependent metalloprotease, with protein MKVLNVCLLLIVTLLMFRPVVAQNNAEPMTFSQFKEQKDLQIDNGFYTVYRLGDKYYLEIPMEGMEKEVLITTQVVRGYSAFLSEASGVVRFSIGKNNRVQVIRNRVTDVAADSTDYCMANAIRKSGLVPVDFTLPIVAWGENKQSVIIELTNELNNPGSGLFKVSSYSLLSHPDPNLSGIDGFRILDQGVVFSVTRTQSDYYANPQMQQGSDVASTFTLEMVIQQLPEHSVTLKANHPAYGFETIGITEYDTKRYVARKKEYIQRWHLSAPVKELRKQKKGLTIEPENQICVYIDPITPVPFVESIKKAMQQWEKAFESAGWKNVFRYSSETKDAALTYRTILFRWGNAFSDVNSSMITNPVNGEILCARINVMDVMADELLGTYFLQCGWLDGRIRKDLHSLGVRQDVLTVQLASILAKVLGMKPNKAGNTVFTPDNIRSEKWLNKYGISASITSGMVFNYLAQPGDRVSVKNLFPRVSVYDYDAINYAYGNSDALPSMRAAFYAPEDKWDPYAQDGFLSNDILSASVKGIESVREIYPQLGEWMNQLPKDQNTWKSVSDFSLKALALYQTYLTQIVKLVGGRSIRPVIKGVNESPVIYVPRELQEKALQYLETEILTQRPEWVHSKEMQQAGTYDINHMMVGLAEKITQHFIDPKVITSLVAAESAYGENAFTAKELFTYVDRVIFENFDTRKAVTTYKQGIQVCFISDFAQTMAQNNISFGLGNESAGVLHAYFVELARKVKELSETHQDSLTRENYRVMLMRMNREYFDKQ; from the coding sequence ATGAAAGTATTGAATGTATGTTTGTTACTGATAGTAACTTTATTGATGTTTCGTCCGGTTGTTGCGCAAAATAATGCAGAACCGATGACATTCAGTCAATTTAAGGAACAGAAAGATTTACAAATAGATAACGGTTTTTACACGGTTTATCGTTTAGGAGATAAATATTACCTGGAGATTCCGATGGAAGGAATGGAAAAAGAGGTTTTGATCACGACACAAGTGGTGCGGGGATATTCGGCTTTTCTTTCCGAAGCCTCAGGAGTTGTCCGGTTTTCGATCGGGAAAAACAATCGGGTTCAAGTGATTCGTAACCGGGTTACAGATGTTGCCGCGGATTCAACAGATTATTGCATGGCAAATGCGATTCGAAAATCAGGACTTGTACCAGTAGATTTTACCTTGCCGATAGTGGCTTGGGGAGAAAATAAGCAGTCGGTGATTATCGAGTTGACGAACGAATTGAATAATCCCGGAAGTGGGTTATTTAAAGTGAGTTCTTATAGTTTATTAAGCCATCCGGATCCTAATCTTTCTGGAATTGACGGTTTCCGGATCTTAGATCAAGGGGTAGTCTTCTCTGTGACACGTACCCAGTCGGATTATTATGCGAATCCTCAAATGCAACAGGGATCGGATGTCGCCTCTACTTTTACATTGGAAATGGTTATTCAGCAACTGCCAGAACATTCCGTGACCTTGAAAGCCAACCATCCGGCTTATGGTTTTGAAACAATTGGGATTACCGAATATGATACCAAGAGATACGTGGCCCGTAAAAAAGAGTATATACAGAGGTGGCATCTTTCGGCTCCCGTGAAGGAGTTGAGAAAACAGAAGAAAGGTTTGACTATTGAACCGGAAAATCAGATTTGCGTGTACATCGATCCGATCACCCCGGTTCCTTTTGTTGAGAGTATCAAGAAGGCCATGCAACAATGGGAAAAAGCATTCGAGAGTGCCGGATGGAAGAATGTCTTCCGTTATAGTTCGGAGACGAAAGATGCTGCCTTGACTTACCGGACGATTCTTTTCCGTTGGGGAAATGCTTTTAGCGATGTTAATTCTTCCATGATTACCAATCCTGTGAACGGTGAAATATTATGTGCCCGAATTAACGTGATGGATGTCATGGCAGATGAATTGTTAGGCACTTATTTCTTGCAATGTGGGTGGCTGGACGGGAGAATCCGGAAGGATCTTCATAGTTTGGGGGTACGGCAAGATGTGTTGACCGTTCAACTGGCATCGATTTTGGCCAAGGTATTGGGAATGAAACCTAATAAAGCAGGAAATACCGTTTTTACCCCGGACAATATTCGTTCCGAGAAATGGTTGAATAAATATGGAATATCGGCATCAATTACTTCCGGTATGGTATTTAATTATCTCGCTCAACCGGGTGACCGGGTAAGTGTCAAGAATCTTTTCCCTCGTGTTTCCGTGTATGATTATGATGCGATTAACTATGCTTATGGCAATAGTGATGCCTTACCTTCCATGCGGGCGGCTTTCTATGCCCCGGAGGATAAATGGGATCCCTATGCTCAAGACGGTTTCTTGTCAAATGATATTTTGTCGGCAAGTGTGAAAGGCATCGAATCGGTACGGGAGATTTATCCTCAACTGGGAGAATGGATGAACCAGTTACCGAAAGATCAGAATACATGGAAAAGTGTATCCGATTTCTCGCTGAAAGCGCTTGCACTATACCAGACTTATCTGACTCAGATTGTGAAATTGGTGGGAGGTCGTTCTATTCGTCCGGTCATAAAAGGAGTGAATGAATCTCCGGTTATTTATGTCCCGAGAGAACTTCAGGAAAAGGCTTTACAATATTTAGAGACAGAAATTTTGACACAACGTCCGGAGTGGGTTCATTCCAAAGAGATGCAACAAGCGGGGACATACGATATAAACCACATGATGGTAGGATTGGCCGAGAAAATCACGCAACATTTTATAGATCCGAAAGTCATAACTTCCCTCGTGGCGGCAGAAAGTGCATACGGGGAGAATGCGTTCACGGCGAAAGAATTATTCACTTATGTTGATCGGGTTATTTTTGAAAATTTCGATACCCGGAAGGCTGTTACTACCTATAAACAAGGAATACAGGTTTGTTTCATTTCGGATTTTGCCCAAACAATGGCACAGAATAATATCTCTTTTGGCTTGGGAAACGAGTCTGCGGGAGTTCTTCATGCCTATTTCGTGGAACTGGCGAGAAAAGTGAAGGAATTGAGTGAAACTCACCAAGATTCCCTTACCCGGGAAAACTACCGGGTGATGCTGATGCGAATGAACCGAGAGTATTTTGATAAACAATAA
- a CDS encoding prolyl oligopeptidase family serine peptidase, translating to MRKILFLLVGLLAYCQAESQNREIEFEKSTLQDALNKATAAGKMAFVDCYTEYCGPCKTMAALVFTLDSVADFFNSNFVNVKLDMLSEDGKQYADKYKIGAYPSFLLLNGKGELLYKFVGGKSADVFMAEIRKGMKPDNRVKSMDDTYATGKYSNDFLREYVQLKLQLLEKGESLRLGKEYFDKISPEERLQPENWFLFADRTLGGVNSTNMRYLLEHWQDFVRVQGEEKVYERITALYRDMTEWVLQGWYFRDFERNPDDFVYYRQRISAIPLPCQNDYLVMMDVAKAVVLNDSLKVRGLLEDHVADFSNENQQIMFGGMGWFPSYNGVYHEQLLEIARKVVQGGSTSNLANYLKTLLNPDEAYVGEKYDVQNLKDKIGSTMIVPFFHPTKPLFWYSYENQPGERAYYAYDPKEGKREVYNYRIIDSLVREMLPGEEERIYYNPEFDDNGLVAKLEVGGKIFVYDAKNKALIPSERKKYPSIRPYGVSPDLRYELIVKEYNLWLEDKEQKKQVQLTFDGDKDYEFETANTEWLSDDGTFYLTREDKRNIRTFPLVYSLREPAPTVSEYKYELPGDTAVLKQELFIGNVKTGMFKKVDVVKWRGQLLEVLKVADVQDRVFFIRKKGTRNEFELCSVDAKTGEVKVILHEVSKPYLNEELFSCRVLNGGKDILLWSDRSGWGHYYHYDGNGKLLNSVTSGEWTAGRIMKIDTVKKQIYLYGFGKEKGRNPNYTYLYRVGFNGKRLTLLTPENATHSTFVHLGGGLIVDNFSRIDTVPQISVRDINGRLLTVLEKADVSRLLAYGWKYPEQFTVKAADGKTDLYGIMWKPYDFDPSKKYPIVSQVYPGPQTETVWTDFTVLDRYNNTALAQKGIIVVCFGHRGGSPFRDKAYATYGYGNLRDYALADDKAGLEQLGRKYSFIDTNRVGIFGHSGGGMMAFAAICTYPDFYKVAVASSGNHDNRIYNRTWGETYQGIGDDYKFTVKTNQKLAKYLKGRLLLVTGEVDNNVHPANTYRVVNELILQGKDFDLLILPNQGHAFEGPYKSYFEKKKRDYFTKYLLAE from the coding sequence ATGAGAAAGATTTTATTTTTACTTGTAGGACTGTTGGCATATTGTCAGGCAGAATCACAAAACAGGGAAATTGAGTTTGAAAAGTCCACTTTGCAGGATGCGTTGAATAAGGCTACTGCCGCGGGAAAAATGGCTTTCGTGGATTGTTACACGGAATATTGCGGCCCTTGTAAGACAATGGCGGCGTTGGTTTTCACGTTGGATAGTGTTGCCGACTTTTTTAATTCCAATTTTGTAAATGTTAAATTGGATATGCTGTCGGAAGATGGGAAACAATATGCGGATAAGTACAAAATCGGGGCCTATCCTTCTTTCCTACTTTTGAATGGTAAGGGTGAGTTGCTTTATAAGTTTGTCGGGGGAAAATCGGCTGATGTGTTTATGGCCGAAATTAGAAAGGGGATGAAACCTGATAACCGGGTGAAATCAATGGATGATACTTATGCCACGGGCAAGTATTCCAATGATTTTTTACGGGAGTACGTGCAGTTGAAATTGCAGTTGCTTGAGAAAGGGGAAAGCCTTAGATTGGGGAAGGAGTATTTCGATAAAATTTCGCCAGAAGAACGTTTACAACCGGAGAACTGGTTCTTGTTTGCGGATAGAACATTGGGAGGGGTCAATAGTACGAATATGCGATACTTGCTTGAGCATTGGCAGGATTTCGTGAGGGTACAAGGAGAAGAAAAAGTGTATGAACGAATTACGGCTCTCTACCGGGATATGACGGAATGGGTATTACAAGGTTGGTATTTCCGGGATTTTGAACGTAATCCGGATGATTTCGTGTACTATCGGCAACGGATTTCGGCAATTCCTCTGCCTTGTCAGAATGATTACTTGGTTATGATGGACGTGGCGAAAGCAGTTGTATTAAATGATTCCTTGAAGGTTCGGGGACTTCTGGAAGATCATGTTGCCGATTTTAGCAATGAAAATCAACAAATCATGTTCGGTGGGATGGGATGGTTCCCTTCCTATAACGGGGTATATCATGAACAGTTATTGGAAATTGCCCGAAAGGTGGTTCAAGGTGGTTCAACCTCTAATTTGGCCAACTATTTAAAGACTTTACTTAATCCGGATGAGGCATACGTGGGCGAGAAATATGACGTGCAGAATCTGAAGGATAAGATCGGTTCCACGATGATTGTACCTTTCTTTCACCCGACCAAACCATTGTTTTGGTACTCTTACGAGAACCAACCGGGCGAGAGAGCGTATTATGCCTATGATCCGAAGGAGGGGAAACGAGAGGTATATAACTACCGGATTATAGATAGTTTGGTCCGGGAGATGTTGCCAGGGGAAGAAGAGAGAATATATTATAACCCGGAATTTGATGATAATGGGTTGGTGGCTAAATTAGAGGTCGGGGGAAAGATATTCGTGTATGATGCCAAGAATAAGGCTTTGATTCCTTCTGAACGCAAAAAATATCCTTCTATTCGTCCGTATGGGGTTTCTCCCGATCTGAGATACGAGCTGATCGTGAAAGAGTATAATCTTTGGTTGGAAGATAAAGAGCAAAAAAAACAGGTACAACTGACTTTTGATGGGGATAAAGATTACGAGTTTGAAACGGCAAATACCGAATGGTTGTCGGATGACGGGACTTTTTATCTTACAAGAGAAGATAAACGAAATATCCGGACGTTTCCTCTGGTGTATTCACTTCGGGAACCGGCACCGACAGTCAGCGAGTACAAATACGAATTACCGGGAGATACCGCTGTTTTAAAACAGGAGTTGTTTATCGGGAACGTGAAGACGGGGATGTTTAAAAAGGTGGATGTGGTGAAATGGCGGGGGCAACTATTGGAAGTGCTGAAAGTGGCAGATGTACAGGATCGGGTCTTTTTCATCCGTAAAAAAGGGACCCGAAATGAATTTGAATTATGCTCGGTCGATGCGAAAACAGGGGAAGTAAAGGTGATTTTGCATGAAGTGAGTAAACCATATCTGAATGAAGAGTTATTTAGTTGCCGGGTGTTGAATGGAGGAAAGGATATTCTTTTGTGGTCCGATCGTTCTGGATGGGGACATTATTATCACTATGATGGTAATGGCAAGTTGCTGAATTCGGTGACTTCCGGGGAATGGACAGCGGGACGCATAATGAAGATTGACACGGTGAAAAAACAGATTTATCTGTACGGGTTCGGTAAGGAAAAGGGGAGAAACCCGAATTATACTTATTTGTATCGTGTGGGTTTTAATGGAAAACGATTGACCTTGTTAACCCCTGAAAATGCAACACATAGCACGTTTGTTCATCTGGGAGGAGGTCTGATCGTGGATAATTTTTCCCGTATAGACACGGTACCACAAATTTCCGTACGTGATATAAACGGGCGCTTGCTGACTGTTTTGGAAAAAGCAGATGTTTCTCGTTTGTTGGCGTATGGTTGGAAGTATCCGGAACAGTTTACCGTGAAGGCGGCTGACGGGAAAACGGATCTTTACGGAATTATGTGGAAACCTTATGATTTTGATCCTAGCAAGAAATACCCGATCGTGTCGCAAGTATATCCGGGGCCACAAACGGAAACCGTGTGGACGGATTTTACCGTGCTGGATCGTTATAATAACACGGCTTTGGCACAAAAGGGGATTATCGTGGTGTGTTTCGGACATCGGGGCGGTTCTCCCTTCCGGGACAAAGCGTACGCTACCTACGGGTACGGGAATTTACGGGATTATGCGTTAGCGGATGACAAGGCGGGATTGGAACAATTGGGACGTAAATATTCTTTTATTGATACGAATCGGGTAGGTATTTTCGGACACTCGGGGGGTGGTATGATGGCTTTTGCTGCAATCTGTACTTATCCTGATTTTTACAAAGTGGCTGTGGCCTCATCGGGTAATCACGATAATCGTATTTATAATCGTACGTGGGGAGAGACTTATCAAGGAATCGGGGACGATTATAAGTTTACCGTGAAAACGAATCAGAAACTGGCAAAATACTTGAAAGGTCGTTTACTTCTGGTGACAGGAGAGGTGGATAATAACGTGCATCCGGCTAACACGTACCGGGTGGTGAACGAGTTGATTTTGCAAGGAAAGGATTTCGATTTGTTGATCTTACCGAATCAAGGCCATGCTTTTGAAGGACCTTATAAATCTTATTTCGAAAAGAAGAAAAGGGATTATTTCACGAAATATTTACTGGCTGAATAA
- a CDS encoding TIGR03905 family TSCPD domain-containing protein, with protein sequence MARKEITYIPSAEVCSKEIHIVLEDDVIVEVGFKKGCAGNTQGVAALLKGMKKDEAIRRLRGICCGRKSTSCPDQLAQALENMA encoded by the coding sequence ATGGCAAGAAAAGAAATTACATATATTCCCTCGGCAGAGGTTTGTTCGAAAGAGATTCATATCGTGTTGGAAGACGATGTGATCGTGGAAGTCGGTTTCAAGAAGGGATGTGCCGGGAATACGCAAGGGGTGGCGGCCTTGTTGAAAGGAATGAAAAAAGATGAGGCCATCCGTCGGTTGCGGGGAATATGCTGCGGACGAAAGTCAACTTCATGTCCCGATCAGTTGGCCCAAGCCTTGGAGAATATGGCGTAA
- a CDS encoding ABC transporter ATP-binding protein, protein MEESIVKVEHLSHRYSVQWAIRDINFEITENGIYGLLGSNGAGKSTTMNIMCGVLKQTEGEVFIKGVSMRENPVEAKRYIGFLPQKPPLYNDLTVEEFLAFTANIRRIPTGEVAEAIKVVMGRCGLSHFRKRLVRNLSGGYQQRLGIAQAIIHNPAFVVLDEPTNGLDPNQIVEIRHLIKEIAEERTVILSTHILSEVQATCDYIRMIEEGQVVFAGTVEEFDNYIVPNTIFVSLASAPPVDELKMLSGVEDAVSMGGMDYRVNFSDSREAITQIVEASVTRNWQLLEIRMEKSSMDSVFAELSAKSKNR, encoded by the coding sequence ATGGAAGAATCAATTGTTAAGGTAGAGCATTTATCTCATCGTTACAGTGTACAATGGGCGATTCGGGATATTAATTTTGAGATAACGGAAAACGGTATTTACGGTTTATTGGGTTCTAACGGGGCGGGTAAATCGACGACGATGAACATTATGTGCGGGGTGTTGAAACAGACGGAAGGGGAGGTTTTCATCAAGGGTGTAAGTATGAGAGAGAACCCGGTGGAGGCCAAGCGCTATATCGGTTTTTTACCCCAGAAACCACCCCTGTATAATGATTTGACCGTGGAGGAATTTTTGGCTTTCACGGCTAATATTCGTCGTATTCCCACGGGAGAGGTGGCCGAGGCGATTAAGGTGGTGATGGGACGATGCGGGTTAAGCCATTTCCGTAAACGGTTGGTGCGCAATTTATCGGGAGGGTATCAGCAACGTTTGGGGATAGCCCAAGCGATTATTCATAACCCGGCATTTGTCGTGCTGGATGAGCCGACTAACGGACTGGACCCGAATCAGATCGTGGAGATTCGGCATTTGATCAAGGAGATTGCCGAGGAACGTACGGTGATTCTTTCCACGCATATCTTGTCGGAAGTGCAGGCTACGTGTGATTATATCCGGATGATCGAGGAAGGACAGGTCGTTTTTGCCGGAACGGTGGAAGAGTTTGATAATTATATCGTACCGAACACGATATTCGTGAGCTTGGCATCGGCCCCGCCAGTGGACGAGTTGAAGATGCTTTCCGGTGTGGAGGATGCGGTGAGTATGGGAGGCATGGATTACCGGGTGAACTTTTCGGATTCCCGGGAGGCGATTACCCAGATCGTGGAGGCGAGTGTGACCCGGAATTGGCAATTGTTGGAGATACGTATGGAGAAGAGTTCCATGGATAGCGTGTTTGCCGAATTGTCGGCCAAGAGTAAGAACCGCTAA
- a CDS encoding Gldg family protein, with protein sequence MKMIFKIAKTELQSLFYSPIAWLLLVVFAYQVGMIMSGMLEDIVVRQAMGYESWRVTSIFGQLFGNVQGTLYFYIPLLTMNMISRDLSGGTIKLLQSAPLRNAEIVLGKYLALMIFGLAMMGILLFYVLFGVCTIQNIDFPYVLTGMLGLYLLLCAYAAIGLFVSSLTSYQVMAAFGTLFILAMFNYVGGVWQDYEFVRDITYWLSIRGRTEEFIYGLICSEDVLYFLIVIFLFLTWTVYRLINRVQKRSWTTRWGIYLGVFLVSIMLGYMSSRPALMAYHDSTRTKSNSLSKSSQEIVALLDGKVKITTYTNLLDKDFWSTLPNHINFDKETFRPYARFKPDLKIRYVYFYDNANNSELDEQYPDMSDEERAKQISESYGVPFSIFLSPEEMRKIEDLSAEGNKTIRVIERENGQKAYLRFYFQGGWKDSPGEAEISAAFKRLVSDVPTIGFLAGHGERNIYREGDREYKRISSDKNSRSSMINQGFDIEEVYLNAPLPDSISILVISELRSPLLAEEMDHLQEFINRGGNLFVLGGPGRQELMNPIIERFGVRFMPGQLVQPTPLLQADLIQAIPTDEGVVYWSDLDFIRKTEGCVAMPGCVGLEYTKTDGITFTPLLSTDTTGCWNRIVSTDFVRDSVRYTPETGDQAGTFTTTLALTREVNGQEQRVLIAGNTDFLSNGEFAMGRREVRNFNGMLKHAAFYWLSHEELPVNTSGAEPIDRKLYISEAAMEVWSIVFMIVIPVLLALAGIIIWVRRRGR encoded by the coding sequence ATGAAAATGATATTCAAGATAGCGAAGACGGAGTTACAGTCTTTGTTTTATTCACCAATTGCTTGGTTGCTTTTGGTGGTGTTTGCTTACCAGGTTGGGATGATTATGTCCGGGATGCTGGAAGATATTGTAGTTCGGCAGGCCATGGGATACGAATCGTGGAGAGTGACTAGTATTTTCGGGCAACTTTTCGGGAATGTACAGGGAACCCTGTATTTTTATATTCCCTTGCTCACGATGAACATGATTAGCCGGGATTTGAGTGGCGGGACGATCAAGTTGCTGCAATCGGCTCCTTTGCGTAATGCCGAAATCGTGTTGGGTAAATACTTGGCATTGATGATATTCGGGTTGGCCATGATGGGTATTTTGTTGTTTTACGTACTTTTTGGGGTATGTACGATTCAAAATATAGATTTTCCTTACGTGTTGACGGGAATGTTGGGGCTTTACCTGTTGCTGTGTGCATATGCGGCGATTGGTTTGTTCGTGTCCAGTTTGACTTCTTATCAAGTGATGGCGGCTTTCGGGACGTTGTTTATTTTGGCCATGTTTAATTACGTGGGTGGCGTGTGGCAGGATTACGAGTTTGTGCGGGATATTACTTACTGGTTGTCTATACGGGGACGGACGGAAGAATTTATTTACGGGTTGATTTGTAGCGAGGATGTGTTGTATTTCCTGATCGTGATTTTCCTGTTTTTGACATGGACGGTTTATCGGCTCATCAATCGGGTACAGAAACGGAGCTGGACTACTCGCTGGGGAATTTATCTGGGCGTGTTTTTGGTGTCGATTATGTTGGGGTACATGAGTTCCCGTCCGGCATTGATGGCATATCATGATTCTACCCGTACCAAGAGTAATTCATTGAGTAAAAGTAGTCAGGAGATCGTGGCGTTACTAGATGGAAAGGTGAAAATCACGACTTACACGAACTTATTGGATAAGGATTTTTGGAGTACTTTGCCCAATCATATTAATTTCGATAAAGAAACTTTCCGTCCTTATGCACGTTTTAAGCCGGATCTGAAAATCAGATATGTTTATTTCTACGATAATGCGAATAATTCGGAACTGGATGAACAGTATCCTGATATGAGCGACGAGGAGCGGGCAAAGCAAATTAGTGAAAGCTACGGTGTGCCCTTCTCTATATTCTTATCCCCGGAAGAGATGCGGAAGATTGAAGATTTGAGTGCCGAGGGAAACAAGACGATCCGTGTCATTGAACGGGAGAATGGCCAGAAGGCATATCTACGTTTCTATTTCCAAGGAGGTTGGAAGGATTCACCGGGAGAAGCCGAGATTTCGGCTGCGTTCAAGCGGTTGGTATCAGATGTACCTACGATCGGTTTTCTTGCCGGACATGGCGAACGGAATATTTATCGGGAGGGAGATCGGGAATACAAGCGGATTTCCAGTGATAAAAACTCCCGCTCGTCGATGATTAACCAAGGATTTGATATCGAGGAGGTTTATTTAAATGCACCGCTTCCGGATAGTATCAGTATTCTAGTCATATCCGAGTTAAGATCTCCTTTATTGGCAGAAGAGATGGATCATTTGCAAGAGTTTATTAACCGGGGAGGTAACCTTTTTGTTCTGGGAGGTCCCGGACGGCAGGAATTGATGAACCCGATTATCGAACGGTTTGGGGTACGTTTCATGCCGGGTCAATTAGTACAACCGACCCCGTTACTCCAAGCGGATTTGATTCAGGCTATCCCGACGGATGAAGGTGTAGTATATTGGTCGGATTTGGATTTTATCCGAAAGACAGAAGGCTGCGTGGCCATGCCGGGGTGCGTGGGCTTGGAATATACCAAAACAGACGGAATAACATTTACACCGTTACTTTCAACGGATACGACGGGTTGTTGGAATAGAATCGTGTCAACGGATTTCGTGCGGGATTCCGTTCGGTATACTCCTGAAACGGGTGATCAAGCAGGAACTTTCACGACAACCTTAGCATTAACCCGTGAGGTGAATGGTCAAGAACAACGGGTTCTTATTGCCGGAAACACGGATTTCCTTAGTAACGGGGAATTTGCAATGGGACGACGAGAGGTTAGGAATTTTAATGGAATGTTGAAGCATGCCGCTTTTTATTGGTTGTCGCATGAAGAGCTACCAGTGAATACATCAGGAGCTGAACCTATCGATCGGAAATTGTATATCAGCGAGGCTGCCATGGAAGTCTGGTCTATCGTGTTCATGATCGTGATACCTGTTCTCCTTGCTCTTGCCGGGATCATTATATGGGTGCGTCGCCGCGGCCGTTAA